CCAGCGCCTGGACGGCCCGGTGCGCGCCAACGGCAAGAGCATCCAGGAGCTGGAGGTCGTGTTCCGCGGCGCGGGCTGGAACGTCATCAAGGTCATCTGGGGCGCCTACCGGGACCCGCTCATCGCCCGCGATACCAGCGGGCTTCACCGAGCTCAGGCACGAGGGTCTCGCCTGCGAGCGGTGGAACGCTTTGCACCCGGACTCGGTCCGAAGGATCGAAGGATCAGCTATGTCGAGTCGTGTCTCGCGAGCCGGGAGGGGCCGGTCGTGGCCGCGACCGACTACATGCGGAGCTACGCCCATCAGATCCGCGCCTTCGTGCCCAGGCGCTATGTGGTCCTCGGCACCGACGGTTTCGGCCGCAGTGATACGCGCGAGCGGCGGCGGTTCTTCGAGGTGGATCGCGATTACATCACCCTCGCGGCGTTGACGGTCCTGGCGGAGGAGGACACGGTGCCGCGCGGCCTCGTGTCCGAGGCCCTCGAGAAATACGGGATCGATCCTGAAAGACCCGATCCCTCCGTAAGTTTATTCTACGGTTTCTTTGTATTATTGATACGTATTGTAAAGGTGAGCGAACGGTGCTGAAGGCAGGGATCTTTCTGGATGTCGAGAATCTGAGCCGCAACGGCGGCTGGGGCATGCGTTACGACGTGTTACGCGAGTTGGTCCAGGCCCAGGGGGCCATCGTGGTGCGGGCCAACGCCTATCTGGCGGTGGACCGCGAGCGGGAACAGGAAGACGAGGACGCGCGTCAGCGCGGCGAGGAGTACCGCAACGCGATCCGCCGCATGGGTTTTCACCTGATCCCCAAGGAGGTGCTGCGCTATCGCGATTCCAAGGGTGAGCTGGTGACCAAGGCCAACGCCGATCTCGACCTTGCGGTCGAGGCGCTGCTCCAGGCAGACAACCTCGACTATGTGCTTCTGGGCACGGGCGACGGGGATTTCCTGCGCCTGGTCCGGGCCCTTCAGGGCCGCGGCAAGCGCGTGGATCTCCTGTCGTTCGCGAACACCAGCCGCCTGCTACGTCAGGAGGTCGATTACTACTTCTCCGGCTTCCTCGTGCCCGGGCTTGTGGCCGACGCCGCCAATGGCGACCGGAAGAAGCGGGGCGTCATGTACTCCGTGAACGAGGCCAAGGGCTATGGGTTTTTATCGATCCGAACCGGTTTCGGCCCAACAGACTTTCAGTCCGACATCTTTCTGCACATCCGGGACTTCACGCGCAACGAGGAGACCGTGGATAACGCCCATTTCGCGCTGCTCAAGACCCGAGAAGCGATCCTGCAATTCGAGCTCGAGCAGCAGGTCGGCGGGAAACTCAAGGCGATCAACGCGACCGAGTTCCAGTTCGCGCGCCCGAGCTGAGGCGTACGGCCCTTCGCAGAAATCTCCGGCTTCCTACGATCGTCATGCTAGCGCCGTAGTGGGCTGAGGAACGAAACCCAGCGCCACGCGCGGGCTTGCCGGGATCCGCTCCGCTCATCCCCCTACGGGATTGGTTTCTCCCATAGCTGCGTGACCAGTCAAACGTAGTAATACAAGAGCAATAAACCATGACAAAAGCCACCGTC
This portion of the Pseudomonadota bacterium genome encodes:
- a CDS encoding NYN domain-containing protein, whose protein sequence is MLKAGIFLDVENLSRNGGWGMRYDVLRELVQAQGAIVVRANAYLAVDREREQEDEDARQRGEEYRNAIRRMGFHLIPKEVLRYRDSKGELVTKANADLDLAVEALLQADNLDYVLLGTGDGDFLRLVRALQGRGKRVDLLSFANTSRLLRQEVDYYFSGFLVPGLVADAANGDRKKRGVMYSVNEAKGYGFLSIRTGFGPTDFQSDIFLHIRDFTRNEETVDNAHFALLKTREAILQFELEQQVGGKLKAINATEFQFARPS